ttcttctttgtcatTCGTGCATAACTACAATCAATAACAATAAGAGAAAACACCGATCATCAGTCTTTTTACCTTTCACCATGACCTCTATCCTGAAAAAAAAACGAGGTTTAGTACGATGTTATGTAAGAAAAAACGAGGTTTAGTACAATGTTATGTGGGAGATATCAGATATCAGAGGCATACGTTTGGTCATACCCATCGGTTGAAACACTGGATCCCACCAGAAATTAAATGGTCCTCTTGCTGGAACTATCTTACCCTAAAACATCAATCACAAAGATAATCAAACTCTGATGactaacaaaaataacaaaaaatatgacTAGCTGGAGCAGAAACTATCATAAAAGAGAGGTGATACATAATGGAGTTTCCCTAAAAACGTACGAGGTTCAGCACCTGGACCGTGTGGGAAAGAGATTGCACACAATGCATAAGCTGATTTATCTTCATATGCCATCAGTACACTGTTCAAACCTGGCCATGAGTCAGGACCCAAGATTCGGTGTTACCAGTGTACGACTTACTTGAAACAAAGGCTTAGGTAAGAAAGTAAAGAGAAACATTTGACAATTACAAACCTTCATGACCCATCTTTTCAAGAAACCACTTGCTGCAGAAAAACAGGAAAAGGGATCAAAAGTGCTACAAAGAAAAATTCTATACAAGTCAAATACAGTTATTCATACACTTATTCAATCTTATATGGACTggtacttaaaaatatatatgcctTGTCCTGATTTCCAAGAGGTGATGATATGAAAATAGTAAATTAGTAAGTGAAGAAAATAGAGGTCTCTTCTACATTTCAATCCAACAAAATTATCAAACATTCGTAAGATAAATCTATTTGACTGCTCACTCACACAAGTTAGCATCCACCTCAAAGAACAAAGACAAGCCCTCCCTTACCCATCCCAATCATACCTAATTAACTCAGACTTGATCATGAAAGATTCTGATAGAGACAAGTCCGTGTAAATATAATTGATATCTATCAGATTCATAGATAAAAGACCAAAGAACATATACAATAGGTTATtgcaaattattaaaaaaatagtaaactttcCTTCTTACATTAGACAAAGCCCAAAGGAGACTTACAAGTGCGTCATCAAGAAAGGAATGAAGAAACAAAACTTACATGTATGGCCCTGTAGTATGTaatttggattttaaaaattccaGGGAATTACTCATTCAGCTCTGGCTAcggttccagttttttttttgtctcaaagATATTAAATTTGCTCAATTATTTACTAAAGTTTGAacaattatttagtttttattttattttgaataaattatttgataacaACTTTGgacatataagttttttttttcatttttaagttCATACACATCGGAAACAAACCCACCCAGACTTTAAAATCCCAATTTAAACTCCATCCGACGATTTATAATATCCAAACAGAGtctaacttcaaaaaaaaaagttccatatcctaaaataaatgatgttggtaaatatttaaaaaaattcaggaTTAAATACTaattgtacttcacttttaatagattagataaaattcaatttaattttagttttttctgttttatatagTTTAGTTTCTCGGTTACAAATAAACGTACCTAACGTAGACACTATcttgtataaaaaaatatttttagttctaaaaaataaatctgtGCATTCAAATTgcaattaataaattaatttttgtacATTTCAACTGAAACCAAAATCGTACCATACAATTCATATTAGGAAGTCACGAATAATAGTTTCTTTTAAAACCTCTCTGACACAGAAACCAATGCAGAACTGTTGGAGCGTCCCTGGTCGTCTTCCCGGCCTGAATCCGTCGTCCGTTGCAGCTAGCGAAGTTCCTGACCCTCCCCTAATCCCGCCTGACCCTCCAGATCCATCTTCACCACTATCTCCCCAAAGCTTCCCTCCCTTATCCGCTTCCAAAACTACTCCCGCAACTGGTACCGTACCCTCATCTTCTCGCAAGAAGCAGGGTCCTAAAACTACAGGAGCTGTTGCAAGCCCTGACTCCACTACCTCAGCTCCAAAATCTCCTTCTCTGGAAACAGCAAAGGTGAAAGAAGTGATTCAAAATTCTGGATCTGAGCCTACTAAAACTGTTCATGAACAGTACCCTACTGCTAACCAAGCCATCAAACCCTTACTTTCCACAGACCCAAACCCTCCTCAGTCAGAAACAACTCCCATGGCAATAGACCCCCAACCCTCTACTGCTTCTGAGGGCCTTCCCTCCTCTCAGTTGCAGGATTTGCCTTCACCCACACCTGAAACTAGTCACCAAAAAGAGCCTGTAACCCCTACTGTTAACAAAGCCCCTTCTCTGGTTGAACGAATTAGAGCCTCAGAAAACAAAACTCTGCGCATACTTGCTCTTGTGGCTTTTGCTGCATCAGGAAGACCAAGAATCACGATCCCTGACTCGGTCTTTCAAAAAGGAGCAGAAATTCACAAGGACTTCGTCATTTGTTACTTCAATGGTAAAGCCCCACCATTTAGTCAAATTCAGAGTGTGTTTAACTACATGTGGGGAAAAGGAAAGCCACTGGAGATACACAACAACCCGCTAAATCGTTCTACTCTGGTCCGAATTCCCAGTGATTACCTGAGGCAGAAGATCCTGGATAAGAACATTTGGTATGTGGGAGACTCTATGTTCCACACAGCCCTTTGGTCCTCAGTGCACTCGCGATCAACTCCCCCGCTCAAAGCTATCAAGATATGGGCACACTTCCACGACATCCCCCTGGACCTGAGACATGAAGAAGGTTACAGTCTAATTGGAGGACTTGTAGGGGAACCAAAAGAGGTGGATGAGTTCACCAAAAACCTTGTAAGCCTTACCATATCGCATATAAAGGTTGAGGTCGATCTCACTATTCCTCTTCCATCGGTTGTGGAGTTCGAAAGAGAGAATGGTGATGTGGTGGAGGTCCTGGTCACCTACCCTTGGGTCCCTCCAACATGCTCTCATTGCCATGAATTGGGTCATATAGTGCGAAATTGTCTGCTCTATACTCCCCCTCCTGGTGATGATCCTACTGCCCAGAAAAAAGTTTATGTTGCAAAAACTCctgcaaagaaaaagaaaaataatcaacAGCAGCAGAGCAATTCTGGTGATTCTACTCCTAATCAGAGGACTGCTGTTCCAAAACCCATCCCTCCCATCTCCTCTACCCCCATCCCTCCCATTCCTTCTTCTCCCATCCCTCCCCCATCTGAGATCCAATCTAACTCCCTTGCTCCTCCTCCAAGCCACAATTCATCCCTTCAACCTTTAAAGCCCCCATTAAACCATCTTACTACCCAACCGTCGCCCAACCTTCCTCCTTCTTTCTCAACCCCCACCCATACTAAAAGGCCTTCCCTGAAAAGATCTCGTTCCTCTCCTACCTTATCCCCTCCCCCCTGTTCAGAGAATCAAAACCCTTTTGCCCGTCCTATTTCTCTTCACCCTCCCATTTCTGGCTCTCTCCCTCTATCTAATATCCTATCATCTAACCCCTTTTCTCCTCTTTTGCTAAACACTATCCCTGCTTCTTTCGTTCCTGGTGGGTCTTCCAGTCTTTCGGAGGACTCCTCAAACCTTTCTTAATGAGTGTTAAACTCTTTTTTTGGAATGTCCGTGGCCTAAATGACCCGGTTAAGCATAGACCTTTTATTTCTTGGTTAGACTCAAATAAACCACTTTTTGGAGCTATTCTAGAATCACATATCAAAGAGCCCTCTCTAAGCCCTATCTTGTCCTCACTCTGTCCTAATTGGTGTTTTTCCTCAAATCACTTATCTGATCCTGATGGTCGAATTATCCTAATCTGGAGAGCTTCCCTAAAAGTCACTATCCTATGCCAAAGCCGCCAAAGCATAACTTGTAAGATTGATTTCCCTAATCACCAGCCGATCCACTACACGGCTGTCTATGCATCTAACTTGAGTGCAGACAGAATTGATCTTTGGGCAGAGCTTATCAATCTACAAGCTAGTTTGGATATGGATACGACTAACTGGATACTAGGAGGAGATCTAAACCAAATCAGTCACCCGTCTGAGCACTCTGACCCATCAGTCACGGGGCTCGATAACCAAATGTATCTGATGCGTGACAGTATGATTCAGATGGGATTATTTGATCTCCGATTCATTGGGACTAATCACACTTGGAGTAACAGCTGCCCTTCCCACCCCATCACTAAAAAGCTAGACAGATTGATGGTCAACTCAAACTCCATATCAGCTTTCCCCCATGCCTTAGCCACTTTCCTACCACCTATATTCTCTGACCACTCACCCTGTATCCTAGACCTTGCCTTTAAGTTACCCTCAGCTGGTTCTAAGCCTTTTAAATTTCCCAACTACCTTATTAAGCACCCGAACTTCGCTCAGCTAATACAGGAAGCTTGGATTCACGCTGGGAACACTTGTCAAACGCTCACTCAACTCTTCTGGAAACTAAAAATGATAAAGAGTGACCTAAAGCTCCTGATCAGTAATAACTATTCAAAAATTCAGGGGAGAGTGATAGAGACTAACCGGTTGCTTCAACTTGCGCAGGTGCAGGCTCTGCAGAACCCATCGACGGCTACATTCCAAGCGGAAAGAGAACTTCATGAGAAGTGGCATTTCCTGCGGGTGATAGAGGAAATATACTTCAGACAAAAGTCGCGTATCAACTGGTTAAAGGAGGGGGACCTGAACACCACTTACTTCTTTCGGATTTGCCAGACTCGAGCAAGCTACAATGCGATAAGAGCCTTCCTTGCGATCAATGGACAATGGATTACAGACCCGGAGTGTATGAGTCGGCATGCGGTGTATCACTTCCAGTCAGTCTTGGGGCCTCTAAACTACTATCCTCCTGCGATTTCCACCCACCCCCAATGGTTTCAGGAACTTATAAACTTCTCGCCTTCACAAGAACAAGTGACTACGCTACTCTCTCTCCCTACCTCTGAAGAGATAAAGTCATGCCTGTTCAGATTAAACGCCAATAAGGCGCCTGGCCCTGACGGGTTAACCTCTGCCTTCTTCAAAGCGTCGTGGGACTCAGTGGGGAATGAAGTGCTGGTGTCTATAAAGAACTTCTTCGCTTCTATCTTCCTGCCTGCAACATCAAATGCCACAATACTTACGTTAGTCCCTAAGTTCGCTGGTGCCTCTAAAATAACTGATTTCAGGCCTATTGCTTGTTTGAATACCATATATAAAGTTCTCTCTAGGCTACTTGTCTAGAGACTAAAACCACTACTGCCTACACTCATTCTACCAAGTCAAACGGCATTTGTGAGGGGTAGGCTATTAGTGGAAAATACTACTCTAGCAGGAGAACTGATTAATGGTTATCACAAGAACTCAGGGCAGAAGTGTATTACCATCAAAGTGGATATAGCGAAGGCGTTTGACACCCTCTCTTGGGAGTTTCTGTTTTCATGCCTCCAGGGACTTCAGTTGCCTTCTCGATTCATCAGACTTCTCAAAGCATGTGTCTGCACTCCATCCTACATGATAGGCTATAATGGATCAGTTCATGGCTATTTCAAAGGGAAACGTGGGTTGCGACAGGGAGACCCTCTATCCCCCTATCTATTTGTAATAGCTATGAATTGTCTATCTCATATGTTCAATCAGGCTGCAAGGGAAAATAGACTAAACTACCACAGGAATTGTGCCCCAACGAAACTTACCCACCTCTCTTTTGCTGATGATCTTTTGATCTTTATAGATGGTTCAATCCAGTCTGTTCAGCAAGTACTGCAGGTGCTAAGTGAATTTGAGAAAAGGTCTGGTCTGGCGGTGAGCATGCAAAAGACGAGTTTCTTTGTGTCTGGCCTCTCCTCTGAAGAAACTGACACCATCCAAGCTTCAACTGGCATGTGTCTAGGATCCCTCCCCTTCCGCTACTTGGGTGTTCCACTGAACTCAAAGAAACTATCATTGACGAACTGTGAGCCACTCCTGCATCAAATTAAATCGCGATTTTCCTCTTGGTCAGTCAAGTCACTATCATTCTCTGGTAGACTTCTACTTATTAAGACGGTTATCTCGGGCATAACTACCTTCTGGTGCTCTGCATTCATCCTCCCGAAAGCTTGTATAAATCGCATCAGTTCGCTCTGTAGTATCTTCCTGTGGAAGGGAAATATTGAAGGTCACAACTCAGCGAGGGTCTCTTGGGAAACCCTTGTACTAACAAAAAGGCAAGGTGGACTGGGTATCAAAGACTTGCTAACCTGGAACAAGGCATGCTCTCTGCGTCTGGTTTGGTTGTTATTTTTCAGGCCTGATTCGGTTTGGGTCCAATGGTTCAAGGAGGTCATACTCAAAGGCGAGCTAAGCAACTACTGGACTACACCACCGCGTCAATCTTACTCATGGCTTGTCAATAAATTGCTAAAGCTTAAGCAGACGGTCTTCCCTCTGTTAAAGTTGATGCTTCAGAATGGAGAATCGGCCCGGTTCTGGAGTGACAATTGGTCACTGTTTGGTGATCTGAATGCATACTTGTCAGGTTCTCGCTCTGGTTTGGGAATCCCTCGTACTGCTACGGTTGCATCGCTCTGTAGGAATGGAGTCTGGCGGCTTCCTCCTGCACGCTCTGAGCAGCAACTCTCTCTCTACACCTACATCACCACAATAGAACTTCAGCCTAATCAGGACTACTACATTTGGGAGATAAATGGACAGAGGTCAGAGAGCTTCAAAACTGGTATCCTGTATGACTACCTTAGGGAACCGAAACCAGATGTACCTTGGAGCACTGCTGTATGGTTCTCTAGAGCTATTCCACGACAAGCATTCCATGTGTGGCTGGTGATCCAGGATAGAATTCCTACAAGAGACCGTTTACGTCGCTGGGGAATTCAAGTGGATGATCGATGCTTACTCTGTAATGCAGCGCAAGAATCAAGGAATCACATCTACTTTGAGTGCAACTACAGTCATGATTTATGGAGTAGAGTGGCGAATCGCTTACGGCTCGTTCCGCAACGTGATTGGGCAGACACGGTCAATCAGATGCTATCTCTTCCTCCACCGGCAACGCAAAGGAAACTAACTCTCCTCGCCTGGCAATCAACGATGTACTGGCTTTGGCATGAGAGGAATGGTAGGCTCCACTCCAACACCTTCCGCTCTAATGAACAGATCTTCAAACTGTTGGATGTGCAGATGAGGAACAAACTACAAAGCTTCAGGACTGAAAATCCGACTAGATCTTCCACAATGATGCAGAGCTGGGTGCGATTTGCCTGACCATCTTCGCTCCTCGTCTTTCTGAGTTCTCTCTCGATCTTTCATGATCACCGAGGAAACACCTCAACTAAGGATTCTTGGGCTTATTTTTCTAATCTTATTTTGGACTGTAGTGGGCTCTTTATGTGATTCAGTATTAACTAAGAGTTGGGTCTAACTAAAGCTAATGGGCTTTGGCTTGTAAAACATTTTCAGTTTctcttttttaatttaagtaagcaagttaaaaaaaaaaaattcatattagaGTCGAACTCTGATTACCCTAATTTTGGTATTATATTATCCCGTAATTCACGCATGCTCGTTTTTACGTGAACACGAAAGTAGGCCAATAGGTTTTCTTAAATAATCCTAATCCGGTTTGGAAAAGAGATTAAAGCCGGTACGATTCATCCTAAACCTTAACCCTCTGAATCGAATCAGAGAGGGACCAGTATAAAGACCCAACTCAGAAGCCGTTAAACCCTAACTGTGGCCTTTTCTTCTCGTTTCCAGTTTGTAGCTTTCCCCTCGCCGACGAATGCAAGGGAACCGCGACGGCTCGTGGTCCCAAGGCTCCTCCGGAAACGGTGGAAGCGGCAGAGGAAACGGCGGTTATCTTCCTCATGCTTCGAATCCCGTGTTTTCCAATTTCAGTCTCCAGCAACAACCTATCAGATACCCTCTGCCTCAGTTTCCGACGAGCTATTACCACCGCCCTAACTTCCCCGACTTCTCCTCCTTcggaaaccctaatttccccaATCTCAATTTCCATCATCCCCAATTTGGCGGTGGCGGCGGCGCGAATGTCTTCCTTCAATCCCATGCACCGCCGAGCTTCTCCCTCCCTCCCCAACCTCCGTCGTCTAACAACGATGTCAGTGCCCAACCTCCTCCGTCTAACAACGACATCAGTGCCTCTCACTTCGGCGCGAATGTCTTCCTTCAATCCCATACACCGACCTTCTCCCTCCCTCCCCAACCTAACAACGATACCACTGCCTCTCAGGAACGTGGTGGAGGAGCAATCGAGCGCTCTTCCTCCAAACGAAGGCGCACTGATAAAGAGGTCGCGAAATCTCTACCGATTCCTACTAGTGTAGGCGCTGATGGTTCGTCGGAGAAGTTGCCTTCCTCGAAACAACCGAAACGGAAAGTGGAAGTCATGCGGGTTGATAAGGCTGTCAACAAGACGCGTAAAGCAGTGATTGCTGCTGGAGAGAGCGTTTCTTCTACTAGGGTGTCGAGATCTGTTCTAGAAGAACTTCAAGCTGATTCTTGGCGTACATTAGGTGTGCAGATGCAAGATGTTCCTTCTCTCCGCCAACTTATGGCCCTTGAAGGCAAGGTAAGCTTGacaatgttgttgttgttgttttttacCAGTGATGAAAAAGGGAAAAAGGTTTAGCCTTTTATGTGATGATGTCTTGTAGGTTAATGCATTTATTCATTGCTATGTTGGGGCTAGAAGAATTGTGACCCTGTATGATTTGGAGATGGCTATATGTCGGAACGAGTTTGTTGATTCTTTCGATGATCTGGAGTTGGGACCTTTGCTCCAGCATTCACTAGTCTTGCTCTATTTTCCATCCATAGCCAGCTCTAGTGGGCCTGTTCAGATCACTAGCGAGGAGATAATATCATTTCTCGATAGCTATCTCTACACTTATATGACAGATGATGTCAAGGTCGATCAATTCCTTAATTTCGTTGCTAGTCAAAAATCTGTTGCTAGCAAGGAAAATCTTGGTGTGCGTATTCAGAGCTTGCGGTATGATCCTGTTCCTTTCTTTTTTGACTATCTAAACTTGCTTATGAGTTAATTAGTTTGTTACTTGGCTTTTGATTTCCTTCACTTTTAAGTGGTGAATAAGTATCTAGTAATAGGTTGAGGGCTAGAACATCAGTGATGTGCCCTGTTTGATATGTCGTTGTGATTTAGAAAGAAATAAGTCTTATCTGCAGCTCATGTATAGTTTTTGAAATTGTCGACTTCATTTGAGTGGAGTTTGCACATATAACTTTAACATCCATTTCCTTATATTTATTGCAAAAATTTGCTATTGATCTGATTCCAtttcatgtttatttatttttttatatatctgtTACTGCAACAGATgtctttttagatttttattgtaTCAATTGGTTGCAGATGTTTCCGTATTCGCTTTTCAATGATAAATCTGCTTTTCTAAGAGATTACCAGAAACTTTAGTATGAATTTCGTTAGCTGATTATATCTGattaatgcttttttttttataggatGCATGTATCTTACATTCAAGACGCTAAGAGAAAAGAAGGTGAATCATTTAAAATCTTACTGACTGAACTGCACCAGAAGCATAACATCCCCTCATCAAAGAAACAACAGAAAGTTAAACCCCTTACCATCTCTGAGCGCGCGGAATCATTTGCTTTACAGCATAAGGATTATTGTGGCAAGCATACAAGATTTGATTCATCAAGCTCAGATGACAATGATACTTTTGATTATGAGGTTCGAAATCTTAATACTTCTGACCATACCAGTAGTTGTCCATATCCATCTGTTGCGGAAGAGATGAAGCGGCTTGGGGGCTCCGATAAGAAAAGGAAGGATGACAATCCTAGTCATGGAAAATCTAATTCGCCCAAATCACTTAGGAGACGCCCCACCAAGTTGCATAGAGGAAATGCGAAACAAGAGATAACTAAATCAGCAGATTATTCTGAGGCTAAGAAGATTTTTGGTGTCGATGAGGCTGACTTCACACTTGACGAAGGGGCTTTGAGAAAGTTCATTTCGATTTGGAAGGACCCCTGCAAAGAGCTAAGCACTTCAACTGTAAGTTTGTGTTCCGTATATCGAGATTGCACGACTGTTTTTGCTTGAATCACTCGAGGCTGCATGTTCGTATATTTCCTAAtactctcttttatttttctagcTTGTTGAGAAAATGCTGTCTTTTTACCACTTGGGAGGCTCTGAAGTACGAAATGAAAGAGCTAAAGCAATGGCATCATTTCCATTTGTTGGATTACTAAATGTCGCTGTGAGTGGTCATATTACTtcgctttaatttttttacctttttcatTTGTGTGAGAGAGTACTCTTTTCAGATTCTGAAAAATGCTACGTCTAATAACTAGACCATTCCACTCATACTTATACAACTACTAGGTTTAACTACTAGGTTTAAAGCtattgcttttgtttttgttttcctaCTCATATTTGTGGTTCAAGCGTCTTTGGTCTTGCACTGAGACTTAGCACCCAGTTGCAAAGTCTTGGAGTTAAGTTTGGCAAATGTACAAATTTTCCTAGTTCAGCTTTGCTCTTTGGTTCTGCATGTGAACATCAGAATGTCACTGAGACAGGCTGGAACAGGATACAAATACTAGTCTGTGGATCATGTAAACTAGCGCCCCTTTCTCTTcctattttcttaaattaattaatagaaagCTTCCAACATCTGAGGTTGCAGattgatttttgaaattttatttgggGAATATATAAGATTTAAACCTGGTTGTCCCTTTTATGCTCCGGAATTTGACATTGAGATAGTGGAATCTCATTTATTTTGTCAGCTGCGTCAATTTCTTTTCATGCAAAAACCTTCTTGTTTTGTGTTCCAGAGTTGTGTGGATTGTCTTTCCTCAGGTGTCTTAGTTTACTCTAATAATCATGTAATAATCATAAGAAAGTAAAACTGCAGTGGTGCAGGGGGAATCTGTTTCCGGGATATAATCTCgttttttcttgattttgatCATTCAAATTGTTTTTGCTCAAGGGAAAAATTGCAGATGTTTGCCGCAACTAACTAGTAATATAAATTTGTGCCCTTTTATGAAGGAGTTTGTTCTACGGGATCTCTTAGTCATTTGTACCCTTATATCCATCTTTCACATgtagaaaattattttagaaaattgaaATAAGTCCATCTTGTTAGCTTAAGAGTGCGCTTGTTTCTGTAGATTGACTTTTATCTTTcactatttaaataaaaatagctTGATTCATGTGAGTTTTTGATCAGTAGATGTTATAGATGTTTCTAGAACACTATAGATGTTTTACTTGTGTCTGCTAAATCAAAATCAGCTTGTTCAATGGTATTTTTCTGCTTATCGTGATATGGAAAATATTATAAGTTCAAGTATTCTCATTCTCAAATGAAAATTTAACTTCCTCTGGAATTTTATCTTAAACTAAGAAATCTActaatgttttttcttctttaacttTTGATTTCTATCTTGTGCTGCATTTGCAGATAACCTCAATGAGACGTGGAACATGTGATAGTATATATGATACTTTGCAATTAACGAGCCTAAGTGATACGACTAATCCATGCACAGGAAATCTGGTAGATGATATTAAGCCAAGTGAAGACAATGAGTTAAACAAAACTCAGCATGTTGTGCTTCCAAAACACAGTGAGTATATTTTTGCTCTCTATTTTCATTACTGCTCCAGCTCTGTGCTTGTTGAATTCTggtttgttatttgttttatatcttattcaAATTGTCTGGTCAATCACCACTGTAGCATCATGATATGTACTTTATTTGAGCAATTCAAATATTACACAATTCATTTATAATCGAATGGGAACTGTTTCCTGGAATACTTTATCTAATAAGTTTCTGTGGTACAGTGGCAGTTTTTTGTGCTTGTCATTTCTATTGCAATTTGCAATCTGACCAATTTTATCTATTAGGTAACACTGTTGAAGAAATTATCAGAAGGCTTTCCTTGCATTTTGAGCGTGATCTTTCTGGAGAGAAGCACATCAGTATCTTTAGGAAGCTACAAACTTGCGAGGTTTTGTTGGCAGAGCAGTTTCAAGTACAGAATTTTGAGTCTCTTGGTTGGGGTGAGTTTTCCTTTTTCTTGGAAAAACACATGTTACTGCTACCAACACAACTCCAAAGGTTTCTAGCCAGAGAATTACGGGAAGAGTCTCCTCTGGAGGTCCACTTGAATGAGAATCTGTTGGCTCAACTGCTATCGCAAGCTTCTGAATTTACAGGTGGCAATGAAATATCTAGACAGATGGTAGCTCGACTGCTTGCAGAACAGTTTCCAACAGTTAATTTCCAGGTTGTAGGAAAAGATTCAGAGGAAAATTTCACTCAAATCGTCAGTAGCTACAAGAGTAAATGTGGTTCGAAATGTGTCCTCTTTTCTTCCACATTGCTGGGAGCTGAAAAATCTTTGACCAGTAAGCATTTAGAAGAATCCACGACAGTGGGAAATACTGCTGACTCGGTAAGCAGTCCACCTAATGCTGTTTCATCCAAAGAGGTTTTAGATGTTCTGCTTAAAGCCCCGTTTTTGTCCGACTTAATTTCATGGTGTCACTGGGATCTTAAGTTTGCTCCATACGCTGGTCCTCTTATTGGGTGTTTGAATGAGATTAATTCAAAAGATCTTCTGTGTCTAGTGACGAAGGATGGTAAGATTATCCGCACAGATCCTTCTGCAACAGCAGATTCATTCTTAGAGGCTGCTCTGCAAGGGTCTGCTTACCGTACTGCTGCGCAGTTATTGTCGTTGATATCGTTGAATGGACAAACACATCTACCATTTTCCCTTCTAAAATGCTACGCAAAACGTGCATTTGAAGTATTTGTAGATAACCATTCCAAGGAGATGGATCTAGATGGTAGGAATTCTCTTGGGCACCTGCGTGGGCCAGTACAGTTAAGTGCTTCTTCGGACAAAGTGATAGTTGGAGAACAGAAAACTAAAGTGGGTAAAAGTGACTATGCTGCCTCAAAATTCCTTCTTGATTGTCTGGGCTATTTACCTGGGGAGTTTTGCTGTTTAGCTGTTGATGTCTTGCTATCGGGACTACGTtctgttgttaaagatgctccCACAAGGGTTTTGTCTGCATGCGAGCATACAGAGCAGCGCATCATGCTGCACGATGCTGGATTGCGGCTAGGCATTGTTGAGTGGATTAATGATTACAGTAATTTTTGCACATCATCTGTGCCAAACTCGGCAATAGTGGAAAATGCTTCGTCCAACTTAGATTCTGGCGCAAGTTTTGTTCAAGAACTGGAGGACCCAATTCATACCGACGAAAGctccatgatcatatcagaGACACCGTGTGAAGATAATAAAGAACCTCATGTATCTTGTCACACTTTTGGTGGCGCTGGGGATTTATGTGATTCTGTTGGGGAGGCCTTTACCCAAACTGCACCTGAGTTTCATGATAATCCAGCCTCAGTTATTGATTTAATCAGACGGGATGAATTTGGGCTGGATTCAAGTTCTTCTGGGGCCGAGACGAGTATGTTGCAGAAACAACATGCTCGGTTAGGAAGAGCACTTCAGTGTTTGTCCCAGGAATTGTATTCTCAGGATTCACACTTCATTCTTGAACTCGTGAGAATTCTTcccttctttcttttcttttttctttttttttcaccatCTTATTAGAAGCATGTTTAATACA
Above is a genomic segment from Raphanus sativus cultivar WK10039 unplaced genomic scaffold, ASM80110v3 Scaffold0506, whole genome shotgun sequence containing:
- the LOC108820098 gene encoding inosine triphosphate pyrophosphatase-like translates to MNLIDINYIYTDLSLSESFMIKSELIRYDWDGKWFLEKMGHEGLNSVLMAYEDKSAYALCAISFPHGPGAEPRTFLGKLHYGKIVPARGPFNFWWDPVFQPMGMTKQEKNKISHRYKKSLAMLKSHFKEAGYVFQTTDGDTI
- the LOC108820097 gene encoding uncharacterized protein LOC108820097, coding for MQNCWSVPGRLPGLNPSSVAASEVPDPPLIPPDPPDPSSPLSPQSFPPLSASKTTPATGTVPSSSRKKQGPKTTGAVASPDSTTSAPKSPSLETAKVKEVIQNSGSEPTKTVHEQYPTANQAIKPLLSTDPNPPQSETTPMAIDPQPSTASEGLPSSQLQDLPSPTPETSHQKEPVTPTVNKAPSLVERIRASENKTLRILALVAFAASGRPRITIPDSVFQKGAEIHKDFVICYFNGKAPPFSQIQSVFNYMWGKGKPLEIHNNPLNRSTLVRIPSDYLRQKILDKNIWYVGDSMFHTALWSSVHSRSTPPLKAIKIWAHFHDIPLDLRHEEGYSLIGGLVGEPKEVDEFTKNLVSLTISHIKVEVDLTIPLPSVVEFERENGDVVEVLVTYPWVPPTCSHCHELGHIVRNCLLYTPPPGDDPTAQKKVYVAKTPAKKKKNNQQQQSNSGDSTPNQRTAVPKPIPPISSTPIPPIPSSPIPPPSEIQSNSLAPPPSHNSSLQPLKPPLNHLTTQPSPNLPPSFSTPTHTKRPSLKRSRSSPTLSPPPCSENQNPFARPISLHPPISGSLPLSNILSSNPFSPLLLNTIPASFVPESHIKEPSLSPILSSLCPNWCFSSNHLSDPDGRIILIWRASLKVTILCQSRQSITCKIDFPNHQPIHYTAVYASNLSADRIDLWAELINLQASLDMDTTNWILGGDLNQISHPSEHSDPSVTGLDNQMYLMRDSMIQMGLFDLRFIGTNHTWSNSCPSHPITKKLDRLMVNSNSISAFPHALATFLPPIFSDHSPCILDLAFKLPSAGSKPFKFPNYLIKHPNFAQLIQEAWIHAGNTCQTLTQLFWKLKMIKSDLKLLISNNYSKIQGRVIETNRLLQLAQVQALQNPSTATFQAERELHEKWHFLRVIEEIYFRQKSRINWLKEGDLNTTYFFRICQTRASYNAIRAFLAINGQWITDPECMSRHAVYHFQSVLGPLNYYPPAISTHPQWFQELINFSPSQEQVTTLLSLPTSEEIKSCLFRLNANKAPGPDGLTSAFFKASWDSVGNEVLVSIKNFFASIFLPATSNATILTLLVENTTLAGELINGYHKNSGQKCITIKVDIAKAFDTLSWEFLFSCLQGLQLPSRFIRLLKACVCTPSYMIGYNGSVHGYFKGKRGLRQGDPLSPYLFVIAMNCLSHMFNQAARENRLNYHRNCAPTKLTHLSFADDLLIFIDGSIQSVQQVLQVLSEFEKRSGLAVSMQKTSFFVSGLSSEETDTIQASTGMCLGSLPFRYLGVPLNSKKLSLTNCEPLLHQIKSRFSSWSVKSLSFSGRLLLIKTVISGITTFWCSAFILPKACINRISSLCSIFLWKGNIEGHNSARVSWETLVLTKRQGGLGIKDLLTWNKACSLRLVWLLFFRPDSVWVQWFKEVILKGELSNYWTTPPRQSYSWLVNKLLKLKQTVFPLLKLMLQNGESARFWSDNWSLFGDLNAYLSGSRSGLGIPRTATVASLCRNGVWRLPPARSEQQLSLYTYITTIELQPNQDYYIWEINGQRSESFKTGILYDYLREPKPDVPWSTAVWFSRAIPRQAFHVWLVIQDRIPTRDRLRRWGIQVDDRCLLCNAAQESRNHIYFECNYSHDLWSRVANRLRLVPQRDWADTVNQMLSLPPPATQRKLTLLAWQSTMYWLWHERNGRLHSNTFRSNEQIFKLLDVQMRNKLQSFRTENPTRSSTMMQSWVRFA